The Triticum urartu cultivar G1812 chromosome 5, Tu2.1, whole genome shotgun sequence genome contains the following window.
acatttttcaaatgatTTGTTAATATAAGATGAATATTTTTTTGATATAGAACATTTTTGAATATTTGATAAACTTTACTAACTATAGAGAAACCTTTTCTTAATATGCAGTGATTTTTTAATATACATTTGATTTCTTTAACATACTGAgctattttttaaaaaatgatAGTTTTAAAAATATCTTGGTCCTAAAAATTAATAGCCGGGTTTTGGTGAAAATCCGACTACAAagcaaaagagaaaaaaagaactCATAGGCAGAGTGGGCGGGCCATCCCATTTGCCCTCGATTTAGGCGGAGCTTCCCCTATCAGACAGCCCAAACATATGGGCTGAATTTGGGGAATCAAATTGGGTGCCGTTTATTGGTCTGAACACATGGGGTGGAATAGAGGGTCggattggagatgctctaatctTGTTAAAACTAGAGGATCCATTACTTATACAACAGAGAGGTACAGATATCTTGGGCCCTGATAAGTGTCACACGTGTGGCATGAACACATGGCAACTTCTAACGTTTTTTTGGCAAGTTTAGCGACGCGAGGATGACAATTTTAGTTGTCAAGCATGGCAACTTTTTTCGGATGACAAGTTTCAGCTTTTTTTGGTTTGGTTATTCTTTTCGGATGACAACTTTAGTTGTAAAAACCATCTGAGCCTGAACTGCTTTGTACCACACGTGTGGTACTtatcatttgaaaatattttttaTCTTTAATCAAACAAACTGTTGTTTTCTATAacctataccaatataaaaagactcAAAGAGGTAGATTCAATTAATCTCGACCATCAAATCATATCAATctaacgacctagactgcttcaatgtcgagcgctcaacacgtttagcatgcagttaatttcatgccaaatatagtgctaatcacataataacacgcaaataatatcatacttaatatccgcatgcacttaatatattTCTAAATTAAGTGCATTGCACGTACATTTTGACAAATATTTCCAAATGagcgtgcattgcacgtacatcTGCAAAAACAAAACGTGCATTGCACATACACATTGACTAGTAAGAATTCAAAAACTGGAAATGCCAAGTAGAGCTTGTTTATTTGAAAAATTCGAAAATCATATTTTGAAGTTTCACGAaaaaactgaagaaaaaaaaGACATGGACCTACATATGTATACTACATCATTGTAAAATTTCATGACGAAATACATTTTGGTGTGAGCTGTGCAAAAAAAAGGAAAACTATGTATTTCTAGCACATGCATCAGTCACTATAAAAGTCCATCATTTTTTGTGTGCAGCTCACGCTAAAACGTATTTCGTCATGCAGATGTAGTATAAATCTGTAGGTTCATGTGCATTTTTTCAGATTgttttttgaaacttcaaaatATGTTTTTTTGGAGGAGGTCAGCGACGTGGACATGGAGCAATGACGGAGGAGAGCAACGGCGCATGCGCAGGAGGAAGGGATTTGGATGGGTCCTGGCGGAATCTGGCGTGACGGACATGTCCTGGCGACCCCAAATCGGCGCACATATGGGGGGTGTCGCCGTGTCGGACAACCCAGACATATGGGTTGGATTTGAGGGATCCGGTTGGGTGGCGTTTTTTGGTCCGGACACATGGGGATGAAGTAGTAGAGGGTCCCGTTGGAGCTACTGACACATTATACTGACACAACATAGAAATACACTTTTTTTTATCTGTCAAACAAACTGTTGTTTGCTATAGAAAGAATTCAAGAACCTGAAATGCCAGATAGAGCTTGAGCACCATAGTGCTTTTTAGAACCTGAAATGCCAGATAGAGCTTGAGCACCATAGTGCTTTTTATTTGGAAAAAATATCCAAAAATCATATTTTGAAGTTTCAAAATATATAGAAAAAACATGAACCTAGGTATGCATACTATATCTTTGTAAAATTTCATGACGAAATACGTTTTGGTGTGGGTTGTACAAGTAAACAAAACCGTGTATTTCTAGCACATACACTATTCATTATAAAAGTCCATCATTTTCTTGTGCGGCTCACACCAAAACATATTTCGCCATGAAGACGTAGTGTAGGTTCATGTGTATTTTTTCCgatttttttgaaacttcaaaatATGATTTGTTTTTTAGATTTTCCAAAAAGCGCGCTGGAGCTAAAAAAAATCCACTCTCTTCCAGAACATAATACTTTGAAACTTCAGAAAATGTCTATCATGCATGGTCCATGGCTAGAGTGCTAAAAAGGTGCATAAATTTTCATTATATATGATTTTAACATGGCTACGAAGCTATACCTTTCTTTAGCTGAGGGGATTCCCACGAGTGGTTATCCTCCACCTTTAAAAGAACCCTTCTTGTGACCAAAGAAGCCACTATCTATGATCTTCTCATGCTTTCTCTTCTCCGTTGGCCGGCCAGGGATATTCCTATCCCCATTCCAATCGATGAATGCCAAAAATGCAAACTGGTGGCCGTGCTTGAAATGGAGGTGCTCAACTATACCCAACTGAATAAAACCCAGACATATAGTTTCAAAGCAATATTGCTTTGAGTATTTCATCCTAAACATAATTAATATTTCATTCCATGGTATCCTCGAGAAGGAAAACAAGTCATGCAGAATTCAATGACTGCCGAGTTCCGTTCTACATATACTGTCTTGTAGGAAACCAGGTCGATTTTTAACTCATTGGGGTTGTGGTGTTCAAGGTAAATAAGGCAGCAGCTGCACCGCTTGCTGTTTTTTCTTTTAACAACCTACTCCTATAAGCATCTCCGAAAGACTGAGTCGatatatcatcttgaaatttacgaatGTACCGCTCGCTGTTGAATGGTAAAATGATGTTCCATCTCGAAATCTATGATAGGGGTGTTATTTAGGTATAGCAGGTGCAACAATTACCGGTTGGATTATTCTAGGTCTAGAATGGTTGTGGCCAGTTGTTAGCTCATCTTGGAACCCACTTACGGCCACGACTACAACTCATGGAAAAGAAGAGCAGGTTGTATATATCAAAGGGCCCCTCTTTTCACTTTCCAACGATTCCTTAGGTGACCCACACAAATATTCCGTCTCAGCTCATTAGCTCCATATAAATGCAACTTCTTGCGTTGTCCATGATTCCACCAGCCTGCCTTATAATGTCTTGAGAGCTCTCCACAAGAACTTCCAGCTCCAAGCTCCAACCGGAGGCTTCAAGAATGACTTCCGAACCAGAGGTTTGTGAGCCTGCCCATCTATCCGTGTAACTCAAACCATTTTTTTCTCTTCTCATGCTTGTGCTTTTTTTTAGGGTAATGCTTGTgcatatttttttgatttattaACTACTTCCTCTGTACTAGTGTaatgtcaaaaacgctcttatattatgagatGGAGGGAGATTCTATGTAACTAACCACACTAGTCATTGACGCTTATGTCCTATCCCTTCATCCTATAATATATGAGCGTCTtatattatggaacggagggagtatcagaTAGCACATTTTTCTAATATATCTACATGTATCAATCTGCAGACACCGCGAATAACCGAGCTCCATGTAAGGATGGACTGCAACGGGTGCGTGCACAAGATGAGGAAGACCCTGACCGGCATTGACGGTGTAGGCGAGGTACATGTTGATCAAGCGAACCACAAGATCACGGTGGTGGGGATCGCCGATCCTGCGAGGATCGTCAAGGCCATCAGGAAGGCCAACAGGGTTCCCACCATCTGCTCGCACACCGACCCTGCAGCTCCGGCGCCACCCGCCGAAGGGGGAGAAGCCCCGGCTGCAGCTCCGGCGCCACCCGCGGGAGGGGGAGAAGCCCCGCCTGCAGCTCCGGCGCCACCCGCGGAAGGGGAAGCCCCGGTTGCTGATGTGCCTCCGCCTCCGCCTGCAGAAGAGGCACCAGCAGAACCCACCGCGGCAGAGAACAAAGAGGCGCCACCACCGGCTGGAGCACCAGCCACCTCCATGATATACATGGTGCGTGACTGCCCATACAGCCACCATGCGTACAGAGGTCATTGGGCAACCCATCCGAGCAACATTCATGGCGTCAGATATGGATATGAATATGATGATGCTGCACCATATTACGCAGCACATAGTCGTAGCTACAGTCCTCCTCGCATATCAGAGTACGGCCATGTGGGCTCTTCAGCCCAAGAAGGAAGATGCTACTACCATCCAGCGGCTGCTAGGGGAAGAGGAGATGGGAGCCAGATCACTTCGATGTTCAGCGAGGAGAACCCCAACGCATGCAGCATAGCATAATTGAAAAAGAGGCCGTTTGCGTAAGGAATCTGTTTCTGTAAACTCTTTCGGCCCGAAAGGGCAAGTGAGATAGATTTTTGCTTTTTGCCTATATATATGATGTGGTGTAAAATGGATATGTGGTTTAGTTTTTCATAAGGTGGGGCGTGGGATTTGTGTAGAGGTAACGCATGTGGAACAATAAGATGCTTGACTTGTAGTGGTCGAGAGATAATCTTTCTGGCAATAGTCGCTATTTTTATTGCCGTCCATCCAATAGAACCTCATAAAGCCATGGTCCTCGACGAAAGTCATTCGCGAGCGGGCATGGAAATACCTTTCTATGTTGCGACGTAGTCCTAGAAAACTCTGACGGCTAAGGGTTGTTTTCTGACGAAGACTACTAGGAAGCAAAAGGCGGATTTTATCACTTCTATGGAAACCGCTAGGCCTAATTTTACTTGGTAATATTACTTGACTGCTAGGCCTTCCTTCTCTAGGGAGATCAAGTGTATTTTGCTAGGAGTTAATAGGCGTTCACTTGATGTTAGAAAAAATGGAAATGGAGGATTAGGTTGATTATTAAGTTTTACATGCGGTCTAAACTTGACGGCTTTGATAGGACTGTTGTTGTGGTTAAGAGGGCTGCATAACCTGAGCACTAACTCGCTTTCTTGACTGAGTTGGTTCGTACTTGTGGAGATGAAAATTTATTCATGGTTGTGGGAGGATGTTTTAATATTATTTGTTAATGTGCCAAAAAGAATAATGAAAATTTCAGCGCTAGATGGACTTTTTATGTTTAATGCTATAATTGAAAATCTTTGGCGTGATGGAGATAGCTCTCTCAGGACGTCGATTTACTTGAAATAATAGTCTTGCTACACCAACTTATTAAAAGTCGGGTCACCTTTCGGATAGCTCCGAGAGGGGATAATTTCTTTTCCCTAATTATGTTGTGTGCATTGCGAAGGGGACTTTCTGATCATGATCCCCTTCCGTTTGACTCTAATAAGACTGCTCACGTGGGGAACAAAGCGGCTTTCTCTTTCGAGTTATCATGGTTTGAGAACGACGGCTTTATTGAGATGATTGTTATAGGATGGGAAAAAGAATTAGGATACCACCAATGTTGAGAAAGGTAGCAATATAAGATCCATCATCTTAGACGGTTCTTGCATGGGAACTAAGAATGTGAGCGTATTTTataaaattaaaaaataaaggataCTTTGTCTTATTGATGTATTAGATATCAAAGCATAATCGACTCCCCTTGTTCAGGCAGAATGCGCTACTAAAAGAGAGGCCAGCAAGAGCATAGCTAAACTTCTGCATGCGGAGCATATTAAATGGGCCTGAATTTCCAAAGTGAGGTACGTGAGGGAAGGTGGCAATAACACCACAAAATTCATTTGATCGCCGATGTGAAGCGTAGAAAAACGAAAAATGTCCAACTTAAAAAAGACGAGTGAACCAGTGTGGGTCAGGAGAATCCCAAGTCATGTATTTCTAATTACTATAAACAATTGTTTGGGCGCCCCATGTTCAACTTCATATCGATGGATGAAGACACCATAGTTTGAGGACTATCAATGGGGACATGATGCCAATGTTTGAGGACTTATTCAACCGAAAGCTTTAATTGCTTAAAGTTTAAACTCAACTTTGGCATGGTCACTTTGCTTCCTAAGAAGGACGATGTTTTTTTTCGAAAAAgggggactccccggcctctgcatcagaacaaTGCATACGGCCACATTTATAGATAAATAAAGAGGTTCAACAAAGTTTTATAGTCTGAAAACAAAATAACGGCAAGCTCACAAAGAGCCCCGACGCCAAAAACAATAGGTCCaaaagccacaaccggctggcataacaaagataggtaaactaatcgcctatcctattacatgaccgccatccaaaccggttgaagatatcccgcgCTACCATCTCCCACCGGACAGAtgcagtaaccaaacgctccctggcctccgtcgaACGATGTGGCGTGGCGTGGTTTAAGTGATTTCGGTCAAATTATTTGCTAAATGTTAGTTTCAATTTTATATCGAATGGATAAAAATAGGCTAACAATGATAGCACAAATTGTGGTACATACTACTATGACTTCCATGCCTGCCAACACATCCTTGAGGGGGTGGTCGTCCTTCATGAAACTATTCATGAGTTGCACTCTAAGAACCTCGAGGAGATTAATTTTAAAGTGGATTTGTGAAAACCCTATGATAAAGTCATTTAGGGTGGTACTATTGGGGTGAAAATCAGTGACAATACATCGACCACTATTTTAAAACCTAGGAAGGGGTTGCAGCCAGGGGATCCTATGCCGCCAATCCTATTCAACATTGTTGTTGATCTGTTGGTGGTCATTATAGCAAGGGGTAAGCAGGATGGCTAGGTGGATGGTCTCATCCAGGAAATCTATTGACGGGAAGTGGGTATCATTCTCTAGTAAGCGGGTAATACTATAATTTTTATGGAGCACGACGTGAACAAGACAGATAGTATGAAACAAATCATTTACCTTTTTGTGCAATTGTCCGGACTTAAGATATTTATAAAAGTGAATTATTCTGCTTTGAGCATGTCAAAGAGGAAGAGTAAACAAGTTTAAAAAAAATTCAGCCGTTGTAAAGGAAAACTGATGTAATATGGTGGACGATTTGATTTTAGTGAATTATGTGGTCACAAGCTTAGCCACTGGAACGACAAGGTTTATCCCTTGTAGACGAGCTGGGTTTGGAGGTTCGTAGATGTTTGAGCCATGTATAGAAAAATCCATTGGATGTCCATTTTTTATTTGGACCATGTACAGATTGTGTCTTTTCTAGGGAAATGTCTGATGTTGAGATGGACAATTGGGGAAGAGCATTGTTGGATACACTCCCTAGTTTTATCTACAAGCTCTTAGCTAACGATGTAAGTGTCTGATGTTGAGATGGACAATTGGGGAAGAGCATTGTTGGATACACCCCCTAGTTTTATCTACAAGCTCTTAGCTAACGATGTAAGTTTGATTTGAGATGAATAAAACTAGCCATGAAGGCCTTCCCGTAAAAAAAAAAGTTGCTCCCGCATTTTTTAGGGCTAATTCTTTTTAGGGGAATTGTTTTAGCGTTAGTTGCTCCCGCATAAAAaaaaatttgagaagagaagaacTCCCGCATAAATAAAAGAGAATCTGTAACCACACAAATGGGCCTAGGTTTTTTTTTAGGTGAAAGTGGGCCTAGGTTTTTTCCTGCCCAGCTTCAACACTGGCCCACAAAAAGCCCACAAAACGGTGCTAACTGGGCGGTCGGGCTCCGGCGCAAAACCCCGCCGCAGAAAGGAAACCTAAAACCCTAACTTGCCGCCCCCTTCCTCCCCCCACAACACCGACCAATGGCGCCGCGCGGCAACCGCAGCAGCaagaagccgccgccgccgccgcggggcaagggcaagggcaagcgcccctccgccgccgccgccggagacgaCCCCTTCTTCGAGTCGGAGCCCAAGCGCCGCCGCGCCCGCGCGGACGAGGACATCGAGAGCGGGGACAGCGACGACGACACCCTCGCGCTGGGCGGCGCCGTCGCGGGCggggatgaggaggaggaggaggaggaggagaaggagacgGCCGGGGAGAAGAGGTTGCGGATGACCAAGGAGTACCTGGAGAGGATCGCCGACGCGGTGAAGAGGAacaaggaggaagaggaggaggacgacgacgaagatgacgacgaggatgatggTTTGCCCGGGGGGAGGCGGGTCGCCAAGCTCCTCCGGAAGAAGCAGCTCGTGGAGAGTGGCAGGCAGCGCCTGAGCCTCGCCGCAAGGTGAGCAGCAATTCTCTGCGAGTTTATTAATTTTTGCTGTCCTTCCATTTTGCCACCCGGTTGTATTGTTGCTTCGACTGCCTCGCTCAAATCAAATTAATGGAGTAGGATTTTTTTCACCTCATGTATGTGACAAGGCATTGCAATTTGCAGGGTGTTACCACCTGGCCAGCAGGATGGATTCAAATTTATAGCCAAGCACCGGCAGCCAGTGACTGCCGTTGCTCTGTCGAAGGACAGCGACAAGGGGTTTTCGGCATCCAAAGATGGAGTTATCCTCCATTGGGATGTCGAGACCGGGCAAAGCGAGAAGTATTTGTGGCCAACTGAAAAGGTGTTGGTTTCTCACCATGCTAAAGCTCCTCTCTCTAAGAAGAGAAGCCAGCAGGTGCTTGCACTGGCTGTTAGTTCCGATGGGCGATACTTGGCCACTGGTGGCTTCGATAGGCATATCCATTTGTGGGATGTTCGATCACGGGAGCACATACAGGTGTGGTATTCATTTGTCGATGATATAAGAGCTAACCATATTACTCAGAGAAATGCTTGCAAGTTTGATTCCTTTTTCTCGAACAAGCACCCTAATGTGTCATTGTATATTAGAAGAAACTGTCAAGATGCCGCAGAATTTGTAACGGCCCAACCAAAACAAGGCAAACAAAAACTGCAAACCAGAAGGTCCCGACAGAAGCAAACCAGAACAATGATGAAAAGCAAAATTGTAGAGCTAGCTAGCAGGAACTATCGTGCTTGTAAAATTGAAAATTGTTTTTCTTTATTAATTTGTGTGACGGAATGGGTAGCTTACATTATTTCCCTGTATATGTGTTGTATGTCAGAGTCATACTGTCGAATAACCCAAAACAAATCAAGGCAAACCACTTATAGTTCATCTGAGATGTTTCTCTTGAGCTGTTATTGCCTTCGCAATGTTATTTAGACAATATAAGCTATCAAACATTGTTTTGTTACTGTGCTCATAGTTTTTCTGGAAGGTGGAGTACAATCACAAAGTAGAAGGAATAAcgttatatatatacatgttgCATTTGCCAAGGCTGTTTGTAGAAaagtacccccccccccccccccccccccccccccccccccatgtcAAGTGTTTACTACCCCAAGATATTGCTGTCAGTattgatcaatgttagaatgctGTAGCCCTTCGTAGATATCTGTTTGGGGTCTGCTACTGACCAGATGTATTCTTAGGTCAATTCACACGGAACTTGAATTCCATATCAGGATCCGTTTACAAGTGTAAGCTGTTTGTTTATGATTCAGGGAGCAGCATTTTCAGTTGGattgtagatgttcgtttaatgtCAGTGTGTATAGCTTACTTTTGCCATGTAATATTCTGTCACTCTGTATTTATCAAACTTCAAATACATATAACCTATTGCCCAATGCTAAATTGCTAATGATGACCTTCCCTCTTTTGGGCGCTTCTTATTTCTTTGGCCCCTGCACTAGCTTATCTCGCAAGATCCATGATCCTTTTGGATCCACTCTTTACCGTTGTCAACATCTTTCTGAAAGTAACATATACTATCACTATTGATGCCCTCATGAGCCAGAGTTAATTTTACTACTATGGATGATGTTAATTGTTTGCGCTGCTTATGTAATTTAATTCAGTACTGTTTTCTGC
Protein-coding sequences here:
- the LOC125507787 gene encoding U3 snoRNP-associated protein-like YAOH encodes the protein MAPRGNRSSKKPPPPPRGKGKGKRPSAAAAGDDPFFESEPKRRRARADEDIESGDSDDDTLALGGAVAGGDEEEEEEEEKETAGEKRLRMTKEYLERIADAVKRNKEEEEEDDDEDDDEDDGLPGGRRVAKLLRKKQLVESGRQRLSLAARVLPPGQQDGFKFIAKHRQPVTAVALSKDSDKGFSASKDGVILHWDVETGQSEKYLWPTEKVLVSHHAKAPLSKKRSQQVLALAVSSDGRYLATGGFDRHIHLWDVRSREHIQAFSGHRGPVSCLAFGLDSSELFSGSYDRSIMQWNAEDRTYMHCLYGHQGEILTTDALSKDRLLTVARDRTMHLWKIPEESQLVFRAPAVSLECCCFIDDKEYLSGSDDGSLELWSVMRKKPTHIIKNAHPALAPSSLDSADEKLPKENGICKPQSLSSAHSWISAVAARKGSDLAASGAANGVVRLWTIQPDSKGMQPLFDLPLDGFVNSLAIAKSGRFIVAGVGREPRLGKWGRVATAKNGVAIHRLSLQDDSEDL
- the LOC125555598 gene encoding heavy metal-associated isoprenylated plant protein 35-like, which encodes MTSEPETPRITELHVRMDCNGCVHKMRKTLTGIDGVGEVHVDQANHKITVVGIADPARIVKAIRKANRVPTICSHTDPAAPAPPAEGGEAPAAAPAPPAGGGEAPPAAPAPPAEGEAPVADVPPPPPAEEAPAEPTAAENKEAPPPAGAPATSMIYMVRDCPYSHHAYRGHWATHPSNIHGVRYGYEYDDAAPYYAAHSRSYSPPRISEYGHVGSSAQEGRCYYHPAAARGRGDGSQITSMFSEENPNACSIA